From the Martelella mediterranea DSM 17316 genome, one window contains:
- the rpsT gene encoding 30S ribosomal protein S20, whose translation MANTTSAKKATRKMARRTAVNKSRRTRVRGYVRKVEEAILAGDPEQAKAALAAAEPELARAASKGVLHRNTASRKVSRLAQRVKAISA comes from the coding sequence ATGGCCAATACAACTTCGGCGAAAAAGGCGACGCGCAAGATGGCCCGCCGTACAGCCGTCAACAAGTCCCGCCGCACCCGCGTTCGCGGTTACGTTCGCAAGGTTGAAGAAGCGATCCTCGCCGGCGATCCGGAGCAGGCCAAGGCCGCTCTGGCCGCAGCCGAGCCGGAACTGGCGCGCGCCGCCAGCAAGGGCGTGCTTCACCGCAACACCGCCTCGCGCAAGGTCTCGCGTCTGGCGCAGCGCGTGAAGGCAATTTCGGCCTGA